Genomic window (Psychromonas sp. L1A2):
GAATGATCACCTTCCGCAAGATATCGTGGATTCAGAGCAAATTGAAGATATCATTCAAATGATCAATGACATGGGTATCCGAGTTGTTGAAACAGCTCCTGATGCAGACGATCTTATTTTATCTGGTACAGATAACGACGAACCTGATGAAGATGCAGTAGAAGCCGCAGCACAAGTGCTAGCGACTGTAGAATCTGAAATTGGTCGTACAACTGACCCAGTACGTATGTACATGCGTGAAATGGGTACAGTAGAACTACTGACACGTGAAGGCGAGATTGTTATCGCTAAACGTATCGAAGAAGGCATCAAAGAAGTACAAAATTCAGTTTCTGAATACCCAGCAACTATCCGTAACTTATTAGATAACTACGATAGCTACGAAGCTGAAGAAATGAAATTAACTGATTTAATCAGCGGTTTCATTGATCCAAATGATGATATGACTCAAGCAGTTAGTGCAACTAATATCGGTTCTGAATTATCAGAAAAAGAATTAGAAGACGACGATGCTGATAAAGAAGATGACGAAGAAGAGGAAGAAGGCCCTAAAGGACCTTGTCCTGAAGAAGCCGCTGAAAAATTTGCTGAGCTACGTCGTTTAAATAACATTGTTGAAAAATCAATTACTAAAAATGGTCGTAAACATGCAGATACATTAACTGCGATAGCTGACCAAGCTGAATACTTCCAACAATTTAAACTTATCCCTAAACAGTTTGACCGTATGGTAAAACTGATACGCGGTAATATGAATGCAGCACGTGTTCAAGAACGTTTAATTCTAAAAATCTGTGTTGAGCAGTGCAAAATGCCTAAAGCAGATTTTATTAAAATGTTTAAAGGCAACGAAACAAACAGCGCATGGTTAGAAAAACTATTAGCTGGTAACGAAGCTTTCGTTGTAGGCATTAAAGAGTCTGAAGAAGACTTAGAGCGTTGCATTCGTAAAATGTTAGCAATCGAAGTGGAAAGCACACTCAGTATTACTAACTTAAAAGAAATATCTCGTGCAATGAGTATTGGTGAAACTAAAGCTCGTCGTGCTAAAAAAGAAATGGTTGAAGCTAACTTACGTCTAGTTATCTCGATTGCTAAAAAATATACCAACCGTGGTTTACAGTTCTTAGATTTAATCCAAGAAGGTAATATCGGTCTAATGAAAGCCGTTGATAAATTTGAATACCGTCGTGGTTACAAATTCTCAACATATGCTACATGGTGGATCCGTCAAGCAATCACTCGTTCTATCGCTGACCAAGCGCGTACAATCCGTATTCCTGTACACATGATTGAAACGATTAATAAACTTAACCGTATCTCTCGTCAAATGTTACAAGAAATGGGTCGTGAGCCACAGCCTGAAGAGTTAGCTGAACGCATGATGATGCCTGAAGATAAAATTCGTAAGGTATTAAAAATTGCTAAAGAGCCAATTTCAATGGAAACACCAATTGGTGATGATGAAGATTCTCACTTAGGTGATTTCATTGAAGATACAACGATTGCATTACCGGTTGATAGCGCAACAAGCGAAAGCCTAAAAAATGCAACTAATGATGTATTAGAAGGTTTAACTGCTCGTGAAGCGAAAGTACTACGTATGCGTTTTGGTATCGATATGAATACTGACCACACGTTAGAAGAAGTGGGTAAACAGTTTGATGTAACACGTGAACGTATTCGTCAAATTGAAGCAAAAGCACTACGTAAACTTCGTCACCCAAGTCGCAGTGAACAACTTCGTAGCTTCTTAGACGAGTAGTTTGACCTACGAATTATAAAAAACCTGATAATCATTTAAAATCCTACTTCGGTAGGATTTTTTATACGTATTCATTTATTTAAATAATAATAACGCATAGAGCGCTGATTAAATAAGCAATCAAACTGAATAAACTAGACAGATAAATAAGTAGCTTATATAATCAGCCCACAAATTAAGGCCCTTTAGCTCAGTTGGTTAGAGCATACGACTCATAATCGTCAGGTCCCCCGTTCGAGTCGGGGAAGGGCCACCATATTTTAAAAACCGTAATAGATTAATTTTTATTACGGTTTTTTTATATCTTCAGATTCAGAACTAAGAACGATTTTGGTTTTCGAATTACAAACAGGCTTTAATTAAAATAAGTTTAATGCTCATTGATTAGTTTTTGCTTACTTAATCGTTAATAAATAAGCAATCGATCAAACACAAAACCCCTCTGTATTTAATATCCTCACCTTTAAGTTTTTACTAGCCACCTTAAAAGCTATCTGCATAATTTCTATAATAAATACCTATTAGTAAATAATCGCAAACAGATAATATTTTAAACGTAAGTATAGCTATAAAAACCTGAGATATAAAACGCGATATAGTTTCAAAACTACTTAACCTCAAAGACTTTGAGGTTGATTGACAGTGGTTGCGTGATAAAATGCTTTTCCCTCCTGACATAGTTCTATGCCTAGGGTTTCACTACGATAGAGTTAATATATTTTATGAGTGCTACTGGTTTAAATAGTATTGAAAAAAGAGCGGCATTTTCGCTTGCTGCCGTTTTTGGTCTTCGTATGCTTGGCCTATTTATGATCCTCCCTGTTTTTGCTATTTATGGAGAGCAATTAGCAGGATATAGCCCAATGTGGATTGGTTTAGCGATTGGTGCTTATGGTTTAACACAAGCCATGCTACAAATTCCGATGGGTATTTTGTCAGATAAGTACGGTCGTAAACCAATCATTCTAATCGGTTTATTAATCTTCTTGTTAGGGAGTATCGTTGCCGCCATGTCAGACACTATTTATGGTGTTGTATTTGGCCGAGCTCTACAAGGTATGGGAGCAATAGCCAGTGCAATATTAGCATTAGCAGCCGATTTGAGCCGTGAAGAGCAGCGTCCTAAAGTAATGGCAACCATCGGTATGTTTATTGGTTTATCATTTACCATAGCAATGATCATGGGCCCCATCGTAGCGAAAGCTTTTGGTTTGAGTGGTTTATTTTGGTTTATCGCTGTACTGACTATTTTAGCGATGCTATTGATTCAATTTATGGTGCCCCACTCTGTTAACAAAGCCCCCCGCGGTGACAGTGTTGCTTTACCTGCGCAACTTAAAAAGTTAGTTCGTCACCCTCAATTGTCGCGTCTCAATTTTGGTGTATTTACTCTCCATATGGCGATGACAGCCTGCTTTATTACTTTGCCTAAGCAGTTTGTTGCTAGTGGTTTGATGCTTGAAGATCATTGGCAATTATATTTACCTACGTTAATTGGCTCATTCTTTTTCATGGTGCCATTCATGATCTATGCGATCAAAAAGCAGAAAGAGAAACAGATGTTGTCGGCTTCTGTTTTATTGCTGACATTGGCTCTTTTCCTTTTATGGTATTTACCGATGAGCTTTACCAGCTTAGTGGTATTAGTGATTATGTTCTTCACTGCGTTCAACTATTTAGAAGCGACTATGCCGTCCATACTATCTCGTATTGCACCTGCAGGTGTGAAAGGTAGTGTTATGGGCATTTACTCTAGTAGTCAGTTTTTAGGTGCGTTTACGGGTGGTGTTTTAGGTGGTCTAATTGCAAGTCGTTTTGGTGAGCAAGCTATCTTTTTAGTCATGGCTGTTATTAGCGCAATATGGTTATTAGTCACAATGGGTATGAAGCCGCTTAAGAAATCGAAAAACTTTAGCTTTGCCATTAATGTTGAAAATGAAAAGCAAGCAGGTGAAGTAGCTGAGCAATTGATTAATATGCCTGGTGTCATTGAAGCAACAATTGTATTCACTGAAGCGATAGCTTATTTAAAAATTGATGAGAAAATCGTTAATATTGCTGATATCAAAGCGCTACTTAACCAACCTAAATAATCAAGTTAATAGGCTGTTAACGACTAATAACAGCCTATTAACGCCATCGATTCGACCTCGTTTTTACTTCTTTATATAAATACTATTCCACGGTAGTAAATAACAAGCTAACCTTAAGCGAAAACTAGCTCTGTGTAATAAACGCCTTCTGAGTAATAAACGAATTTAATTCTGAAGTATTTCGAATCTTAAGCATTAATCCAAATTAGTTTAGAGCACTTAAGAGATAGTAACTAGAATGTTCCTGTCTATTATTAACTCATTTTATATCGTCATCAGTTTGCTTTTATAATACCGATTACATTAAATAAGTGTTCTAAATTTTGCGCAGGAAAAATGACTTAGTTTAAGGCGTAAATTGAGGCCTTTCGAAGATTAGCTTCGTTAATCGTCTATCGATGAATTAACTAAAACATGTTAACTCATTAATGGCTGTTTCCTTTACGAAATTTACAACGAATAAATAAGTTATTTTAACAAGTAAAATAGATCAGTTAATTAGTGTGATTGGTATAACTTTACCTTTATAACTTTAAACCCTTATCTGTTGTGCTAATTGCTCACTATTTTGATTCAGGTAATGAATAAGCGGCGAGTCATTAAGAAAGAAAAAAGGCCTAGAGTGTTAACCCTAGGCCTTTCTATTCATACTATTGTCGTATTGCTCTTCGTAATAAAAAGAGCCTAAAATTGGTTTAGTTAAACCCAATCATATGCGGCGCTATACTCTGATAATCAACTGCCATGGCAATACTCAAGGCGGTAATATTAATAATAGAGAAAGCAAACACTTGGCGAGCCCAACCACTAACATCAATATTACGACGATAACCTCTCAATGCCATTAACAACCACCAAAAACTAGTGGTACAAGCAACGGCCATAAAAGCAGCTCCCGTATAACCATTGATCGGTAACAACATCACTACTAACGTATATATCGCGATATATAACACGATATGACGCTTAGCTTTGTCAATTCCTTGCGCTACTGGTAGCACAGGGATATTTGCCGCTTGGTAATCTTTAAAACGGAAAATAGCAATCGCGTATGAATGCGGCATTTGCCATAAACTAAACATAACTAATAGTATCAATGCGCCCATATCAAACTGACCGGTAACAGCACAGTAACCAACGACTGGCGGTACTGCACCAGATAAGCTGCCGATAAACGTGCCATAAACCGAATTACGTTTCATATAAAGGCTATACACACCAACATAAATAAAGTAACCAAAAGCAGCAAAAAGTACGGCAACTTGTGTGGTGTAGGCAATTAATAAGCCAAAGCCCATTATCCCTAAAACAATACCGTGACATAAAGCGGCCATTCCAGACATCTCGCCAGTCACAGTGACTCGCGTACGAGTTCGTGCCATCTTGATATCGATATCTCTATCAATCACATTATTAATAGCACAACCCGAAGCAATAACGAGCGATAAGCCAATTAACGTAGCCGTCATTAACCACAGGTCTATATCACCTTTTGACGCGAGTAAAAAACCACCCGCCACACTGATAAAGTTCCCCATGATAATGCCAGGTTTAGTCACACTCCAATAACGACGAAACATCTTTAACCTCTTTTTTCTAAACTATCAGTTACTTTAAATAAATTAGTACATCATCATTGCGTTAGATTCGTAAATAATCCAAACAGATAATCCCACTACCATGACGATAATCAAGGCACTGAATAAGAAAGAGAATGTACTCGCTCTACCATCTTCAGTGATGAAATTAAGGTGTAAGAAGTACTTTAAATGCACCCAAATTTGCACAATAGCTAACGTAATAATGGTCCATAACGTGGTTACTTTTGAAAAGTCACCTGTCATTACCATATAAAACGGGATGACCGTCAAAATAACCGCTAACACAAAACCAATTAGGTACGTTTTTACACTACCGTGCGATAAGTCATCATGTGATTCATTATGAGTCATTACATTGCTCCCATTAAATAAACAACGGTAAATACACAAATCCAAACGATATCTAAGAAGTGCCAAAATAGGCTTAAGCACGTTAAACGCGTTACCGTTGGTTTACCTAAACCACGGCGTGCAACTTCGATCATCATTATCGCCATCCAAATTAAACCAGCAGTTACATGCAATCCATGTAAACCAACTAAAGCAAAAAATGAGCTTAAAAAAGCACTTCCTTGCGGGCCATTACCATGTTCAATAAGGTGAGTGAATTCATAGATTTCCATACCGATAAAGGTAGCACCTAGACAAAAAGTGATTGCTAACCACATTAAAGTGAGTGCTTTCTTTTGTCCTTGTGCACAAATCATCGCAAAACCAAAAGTAATACTACTGATCAATAACGCAGCAGTTTCAACGGCAACAAAATCAAGTTCAAAAATATCTTTACCTGATACTCCGCCAACTGTATTCATAAATAACACAGCATAAGTAGCAAAGAACGAAGCAAATAAAAGACAATCGGTCATTAAATATAACCAAAAACCAAATACAGTATCGCCAGAAGTATCATGATGCTCATGTGCATGATCATCATGTGAGGCTAGTGCTGTATTTTCAGCCTCTACGTTGATAGATAACGTACTCATGCTTTTATCCCCTTACTGTTATTTTTAGCCGAACCGCTTAAGTTGAAGGCATTCTCTGTTGCTAACACTTCTTCTGGTTGCACGTAATAATCAACATCATTGCTGTAACAACGTTTAATAAATACTGCAATAGCACCGACTAAACCAACAATAGCTAACCACCAAACATGCCAAATCATAGCAAAACAGAAGATAGTTAATGTTAGGCCCATCAAGACACCAGCAGCCGTATTTTTAGGCATATGAATAGCTTCATAGCTTGCTTTAGTCTGGTAAACTTGTCCCTTTTCTTTCATATCTGTCCACGCATCAATGTCATGTACTTCAGGGATCACTGCAAAGTTATAAGCTTGTGGAGGTGACGATGTCGCCCACTCAAGTGTATGGCCATTCCATGGGTCGCCCGTTTCATCATCAAGCGCTTCACGATCTCTAAAGCTCACATATAATTGAACAACTTGACAAATAATACCGAACATAATGAGCACTGCACCGCCAGCAGCGATATATAACCAGATATTCCAATCAGGGTTATTAGTGTGGTTTAAACGACGCGTCATACCTAGGAAACCCAGTACGTAAAGCGGCATAAATGCAACAAAGAACCCAACAATCCAGAACCAGAAAGCTGCTTTCCCCCAACGTACGTTGAGTTTAAAGCCCATTGCTTTAGGGAACCAAAATGCAAAGCCAGCAAGGTAACCAAAGACTGCACCACCAATGATCGTATTATGGAAATGTGCAATTAAGAATAGGCTGTTATGTAATACATAATCGGCACCTGGAATCGCTAATAACACACCTGTCATACCGCCGACCGTAAAAGTAACCATAAACCCAAGTGTCCACATTACTGGAACAGTCATTTGTAAACGACCACGGTAAATAGTAAATAGCCAGTTGAAAAGCTTCACTCCTGTTGGTACCGCGATAATCATGGTCATCACACCAAAGAAGGCATTAACGTTAGCGCTAGACCCCATCGTAAAGAAGTGATGTAACCAAACAATAAAGCCTAAAATAGAGATCGCGCCACTTGCGTATATCATCGATGTATAGCCGAATAAACGCTTAGAAGTGAACGTAGAAATAATTTCAGAGAAAATACCAAAAGCAGGTAATACTAAAATATATACCTCAGGATGACCCCAAGCCCAGAACAGGTTGATGTACATCATGGCATTACCGCCACCATCATTGGTAAAGAAGTGAAACCCTAAATAACGGTCAAGCGTTAACATTGTTAACACGGCAGTTAATATTGGGAATGATGCTGCAATTAAGATATTAGCCCATGTACAAGTCCAAGTGAAAATTGGCATTTTCATCAAAGTCATACCTGGCGCACGCATTTTAAATACAGTCACTAAAAAGTTAACCGCAGTTAATAACGTACCAAGCCCAGATATCTGTAAAGCCCAAATATAATAATCAACTCCGACTCCAGGGCTAAACGTCAGCTCCGATAGTGGCGGATAAGCTACCCAACCTGTTTTAGCAAACTCACCAAAAACAAGTGAAATATTAATTAAAATCGCACCGCTGGCTGTTAACCAAAAACTTAAGTTATTTAAGAAGGGGAAAGCAACATCACGTGCACCAATTTGCAGCGGCAAGATGATGTTCATTAAACCAATCATAAATGGCATAGCCATAAAGATGATCATAATAACACCATGCGCTGTAAATATTTGGTCGTAATGCTCTGGAGGTAAAATCCCTGGGGCACCACTTGTTGCAAGCGCAAGTTGAGTTCGCATCATGATGGCATCACTGAAACCACGGAACAGCATGACTAAAGCAACGAAGATGTACATGATACCTAAACGTTTATGATCCACCGAAGTGATCCAATCACGCCAAAGTACGCCCCATTTTTTATATTTTGTAATAAGAGTAAAAAGAACGATTCCGCCAATAGCAATGGCAGCCATTGTGAACACGAGAATCGGTTCATGGTACGGAATTGCATCTAAAGATAATTTACCTAAAAACGACATACTTATTCCTCGCCTTGGCTAATAGATGGTGTTGCTGAATGTTCAGCCATGTCATGAGGCATATCAGTCATTTTCTTCATACCTTTCATGTCTTTCATACCTGGCATATATTTCATGATAATGGTGTGGAACAAACCTTCATCAACATCGCCGTAATAGGTTACTGGGTTATTTTCACTTGCTTTAGCTAGTTCGTAATAATTAGCTTTAGTCAGTTTATTACCCTTTGCTTTTACATCACTTACCCATTTATCAAAATCACCTTGGGTAGGCGTTGCAATTGCATTAAATTTCATGCCTGAGAAACCCGCTCCACTATAATTTGCAGAGAAGCCTTTAAAGGTACCTGGCTCATTAGCAATTAAATGCAACTTAGTTTCCATGCCTGCCATTGAGTAAATTTGACTACCCAATTGCGGAATGAAGAATGAGTTCATTGTGCTTTCTGATGTAATTTTGTATTCAACCGGCACATTAGCGGGGAACACCAATTCATTTACCGTCGCAATACCTTGCTCAGGATAAATAAATAACCACTTCCAGTTTAATGAAACGACTTCAACAGTAAGATGCTTACCTTTGCCTTCGATCGGTTTATAAGGGTCTAAACTATGGGTCGACTCCCAAGTAATGACACCTAAAACAATGACAATCAAAATTGGAATAGCCCAAACAAAAGCTTCTATTTTAGTTGAGTGAGCCCATTTCGGAGCATAAATTTCATGAGTTTGTGTATCTCTATATTTCCATGCGAAATATAAAGTCATCACAATAACGGGGATAACGACAAGCAGCATAAGAACGGTAGCGATGATAATTAAGTTCTTCTCATCAATACCGATTTGACCTTTTGGATCAAGTACTCCGCCTGAACAGCCAGACAATGCCAGCACTGTACTAGCTAACGCTATATTACAAAGGTTGCGAATTAACAATGGACTATCCTACTAATACCTATCAGCATAATTACTTTGAAAGCATCACTTGTTGAAATGAACAACAACGCTATTTTTAATCCTAATAGCTCACTATTGGGATTAAAAACACCTTGTATTTATACCAATTACACTAATTAACTGATCTATTTTACTGGTTAAAATAGCTTATTTCTTCGTTGTAAGTTTCGTAAAGGAAACAGCCATTAAAGAATCAATCTCTTTTAATTAATTCTCCGATAGACGATTAACAAAGTTAATCTTCGAAAGGCCTCAACTTACGCCTTAAACTAAGTCATTTTTTCTGCGCAAAATTTAGATCATTTATTTGATGTAGTTGGTATTACTCATTTTTCATATGTCATGTTAAACAATTTAATTAACTAAATTGGTATAACCTAAATGTTGAAAGAAGTTGTTTAAAACTGATTTAAGTAATTTAAAAACAACAGAGTAGATAATTTCTCAGTATTTTTAGAACCAATAGAAAAACTAACGATTATAAGAATGAGAAAATTAAGGGAGTTGGTTGAATCGCGAAATACTGTTTTTATATAATTTAAAAATGAGACAAAAAACCTCAAAACTTATTAAAGAATATCAACAACTGTTTGCGTTCAACTATTTACTGAGGTGGTGCGCGACAACCATGAGTATTAAGTCCAATAAAGGACTGAAGTGTTTCACTTAGAGCAAAGGCCGCTTTTTGTAAAACGATAGCGGTTCGACGGGCTGAAAAGAAAAGAAAAATTAACCAAGATAAACCAACAAGCAGTTGGCCCGATAGCTCAGGATCAGCTAAAAAACTGAATATATTAACTAAAGAAGACTCAGCTAAAGTGCTTTCTATTAATAAAGTGCTTAACTCTGTAATATATTCAATAACACCACTAAACATCATGATCGCATTAACGAATATAATAGTTAATATAGACAACAATTTTTGCTCAACACAAAGGTATCGCGCACTCAAATACAATCTATTTAGCATAGATAGTATTTTTATTTGCAAATAACGTTGTAAACTCAAAGCATTGACCTTAGTAGTTATATAGGTTTATTAAAAACAAACGACTTGAGCCCACATTCCCTACTTCATTTTCAAAGCGTCTATTGTGATTCAAATCAAAAAAAGCTTTAGTAAGCACTAAATTTTGGCAAGTATAACAAAGTCATTGTAGGCAACAAGTAGAAAAGCCCTCAACAAGTAAGTTATTTAGTTTTAATTAAAATGGAACGACTGACTAACCTGTTATTACATCATTAAAACTCTTAGCTGAAGTGCGCTATATTCTTCAAAACTAAATATCTTATTTTGTATAAGGTACCTAAGTAAAAAATTCAATATAAAACCAATGTATTTATATACTTATTGAATCTCACAATGGATCAAATTAACGATTAATAAATAAGAAATATATTTAAACTATGAGTTTTATTCAACGACTAGTAGGAGATACATTTGATAGATAGATTTTTCATTAGGAATTGTTGAAGAGAATTTCTCTCCAACATCTAACAAAAAATAGTAACGAGCGGGACTATTCCTTTATAGAAGATAATTGCTTGTGGAAATGCTTTACCTTTATAAAACAGATCACTTACAAACTTAAGTATTACTGAGAAGCGACAGCAACCCCACCTTTCCCTTGATGCTTTGCTTTATATAATGCTTTATCGGCTTCAGACAACAAGGTTTCGACGTTATGTACTTGTTTCGATAATGAAGAAACACCAATACTAACTGAAAACTTTAAATGACCAACATCAGTTATAACGGTTAACGTCGCTAAATCTTTACAAAGACGTTCGGCAATCAACTTTGCATGTTCAAGGTCAGTTTTTGGTAAAATAAGTACAAACTCATCTCCTCCCCAACGACCAATAAAATCGCTTTCTCTGAGGTTCTTTTTAGCAGTAATAGCAAATGATTGGAGCACTTTATCACCGCTATGATGACCATTTTTATCATTAATTTCTTTAAAATTGTCGATATCTATTAATACACAACACAAAGCATTCGAATGTTGCTGCGCATAATTAAATTCTTCTGCCAATAATTCATTAAAGGCTCGACGTGTTAATAGGTTAGTTAACACATCATAATTAGCTCTGTGTTCTAGACGTTCGCGAAGTAGCTGTTGCTCTGTAATATCGATTACAGTTATTTGCGTGGTTTGTTCACCATCCCAGATAACTGTTCTTGATAATAAACTCACCCATACTGTTGAACCATCAACACATATTCCTTTACTTTCAGTCTTAATAACACTTTCATCTCCTGCAAGTAATGATCTATTATCTCGGTGAGCCTGTTCATGGAACTCAGAAGGAATTAGCGGAAGAATAGTTTCACTATCGAGCAACGCTTGTTCATTCTTAAAACCAAACATTTGCGCATAAGCATTGTTACAAAATAACGGTTTAAAATTATTATGTACAAGGATACCTTGAATTGATCCATCTACTAAAACTCGATAACGCTCTTCACTTAACCTCAAATTACGCTGCACCTCAAATTGATAACTTAGGTCAATAATAATAACCTGCATTGCAGGAGCACCTTGCCAATCAATAATATTATCAATGGCAAGTACTGTTAATTCATTATTTTCTTTATCAATGTTTTTATAAGTACGAACACCAGGCTTCTGCTTACCAGAGATAAGATCTTTATATGCTTCTACCGCTTTTAGATGTTCTACTGGAGAAATCAATTCTAATATGCTACTAAGCGATAAAATGTCTTGAGCACTCTTATAACCATAAAAACGTGCGTAATTGTCATCACTATAAAGCGGCTCAAAGTCACGATGGACTACAACACCATAATGAGGCTCAATAAGTAATTGTTCAGAAAAACCTGTCATGCTGTACCTACTCCATGATTAGCATAAGCTCAATATATTTTAACGTGTCATTTTACGTCTTTTAATACTCAATCGCTTTATCATAAGCGCTGACAAAAAATAACTTGGTCCATAATAAATAGAAAATATCACATTTAACTGTCTTTTTATTTATATTTATTGATTTAATATTAGCATGAACATTCTCAAGTAAATGATAATCGTTATTTTTACCATAAGGTGCTTGTATTATTAATATACAAAAATTCAATTACTTAAAATATTTTCTCCTTCTTCAGGGTCTCGAGCTTTAGCAGCTTGTTCTCTTATATCTTGATGGTCACTACTAATATCATCATCGCTATAGTCTTCGAATTTGTTAGTCGTTTTACCGGAAGCATTGTTAGGTAGCGGTTCTTTCTGTTGTTTAGAAGGTCTATTTTCTTCTACACTTTGTGACAAAATAATTCGCTCTCTCGCATCATCTGGCATCGTAACCTTTTCTTCCAGAAAAACCTCAACTACTTTTTTCATCAAAACCGATGAGATTTTTAACTGACTGTTAATTTCACTGTTAATCCAAAAATAAAGTCGTAAATTACAAGTTGATGATCCCAATGAGTTAACCAATACTTGAGGAGCAGGTTCTTCCAATATCGCAGGATGTTGCTTCATAATATTTTCAACTAAAGACTGAGCATAATCAAAATCAGTATCGTAACCAATACCAATATCAAAAGAGGCTCTTATGTTTGGATTTGCAGTAAGATTACGTATCGCATTTTTATAAATTGTCGCGTTAGGCAATTGGATATGATCGCCATTAAAATCAACCAACGTAGTTGCGCGAGAGGTCATTTTCTTGACCACACCTAAATATCCGGCTACTTCAATAATATCGCCTAGTTTAAAAGGACGTTGAATACTTAATAATAAACTTGATAGAAAATTTTCAGCAATATCTTTAAACGCAAAGCCAACAATTAACCCTAATACACCAGTACCACTTAATAAAGCAACAGCAAATTGTGTCAGTCCAACAAGCCGTAATAATATGTATAGGCCTAACAGAACGATCAATAGGCTCATGGTTCTACGAATCACTAATTGTATTAATCGATTATTCGTCGTTTTAGTTAATGGTTTAGTGAGCAAATTAGCAATAGGTTTTGATAACCAAAAAAAAGTGACAAAAATAACTAAACCAATAAATATTGAAGGTAATTTATCTAATACTACTTGAGAAAACTGAACTAAATCATCTATGACCATTTGAATTTTCATCATTGTTCATTCATTATTACTGTGCTGAATAGGGTATCTTTTAAACTACTTAAATAGCCTTTATATGTAAATAACCTCATTGATGAAATAATAATTTTAATAATTTCATCATGATTTTTATTTAAATATAAATAGCTTT
Coding sequences:
- the cyoB gene encoding cytochrome o ubiquinol oxidase subunit I: MSFLGKLSLDAIPYHEPILVFTMAAIAIGGIVLFTLITKYKKWGVLWRDWITSVDHKRLGIMYIFVALVMLFRGFSDAIMMRTQLALATSGAPGILPPEHYDQIFTAHGVIMIIFMAMPFMIGLMNIILPLQIGARDVAFPFLNNLSFWLTASGAILINISLVFGEFAKTGWVAYPPLSELTFSPGVGVDYYIWALQISGLGTLLTAVNFLVTVFKMRAPGMTLMKMPIFTWTCTWANILIAASFPILTAVLTMLTLDRYLGFHFFTNDGGGNAMMYINLFWAWGHPEVYILVLPAFGIFSEIISTFTSKRLFGYTSMIYASGAISILGFIVWLHHFFTMGSSANVNAFFGVMTMIIAVPTGVKLFNWLFTIYRGRLQMTVPVMWTLGFMVTFTVGGMTGVLLAIPGADYVLHNSLFLIAHFHNTIIGGAVFGYLAGFAFWFPKAMGFKLNVRWGKAAFWFWIVGFFVAFMPLYVLGFLGMTRRLNHTNNPDWNIWLYIAAGGAVLIMFGIICQVVQLYVSFRDREALDDETGDPWNGHTLEWATSSPPQAYNFAVIPEVHDIDAWTDMKEKGQVYQTKASYEAIHMPKNTAAGVLMGLTLTIFCFAMIWHVWWLAIVGLVGAIAVFIKRCYSNDVDYYVQPEEVLATENAFNLSGSAKNNSKGIKA
- the cyoA gene encoding ubiquinol oxidase subunit II, with amino-acid sequence MLIRNLCNIALASTVLALSGCSGGVLDPKGQIGIDEKNLIIIATVLMLLVVIPVIVMTLYFAWKYRDTQTHEIYAPKWAHSTKIEAFVWAIPILIVIVLGVITWESTHSLDPYKPIEGKGKHLTVEVVSLNWKWLFIYPEQGIATVNELVFPANVPVEYKITSESTMNSFFIPQLGSQIYSMAGMETKLHLIANEPGTFKGFSANYSGAGFSGMKFNAIATPTQGDFDKWVSDVKAKGNKLTKANYYELAKASENNPVTYYGDVDEGLFHTIIMKYMPGMKDMKGMKKMTDMPHDMAEHSATPSISQGEE
- a CDS encoding sensor domain-containing diguanylate cyclase, translated to MTGFSEQLLIEPHYGVVVHRDFEPLYSDDNYARFYGYKSAQDILSLSSILELISPVEHLKAVEAYKDLISGKQKPGVRTYKNIDKENNELTVLAIDNIIDWQGAPAMQVIIIDLSYQFEVQRNLRLSEERYRVLVDGSIQGILVHNNFKPLFCNNAYAQMFGFKNEQALLDSETILPLIPSEFHEQAHRDNRSLLAGDESVIKTESKGICVDGSTVWVSLLSRTVIWDGEQTTQITVIDITEQQLLRERLEHRANYDVLTNLLTRRAFNELLAEEFNYAQQHSNALCCVLIDIDNFKEINDKNGHHSGDKVLQSFAITAKKNLRESDFIGRWGGDEFVLILPKTDLEHAKLIAERLCKDLATLTVITDVGHLKFSVSIGVSSLSKQVHNVETLLSEADKALYKAKHQGKGGVAVASQ
- a CDS encoding mechanosensitive ion channel family protein; this translates as MMKIQMVIDDLVQFSQVVLDKLPSIFIGLVIFVTFFWLSKPIANLLTKPLTKTTNNRLIQLVIRRTMSLLIVLLGLYILLRLVGLTQFAVALLSGTGVLGLIVGFAFKDIAENFLSSLLLSIQRPFKLGDIIEVAGYLGVVKKMTSRATTLVDFNGDHIQLPNATIYKNAIRNLTANPNIRASFDIGIGYDTDFDYAQSLVENIMKQHPAILEEPAPQVLVNSLGSSTCNLRLYFWINSEINSQLKISSVLMKKVVEVFLEEKVTMPDDARERIILSQSVEENRPSKQQKEPLPNNASGKTTNKFEDYSDDDISSDHQDIREQAAKARDPEEGENILSN